In a single window of the Coregonus clupeaformis isolate EN_2021a chromosome 10, ASM2061545v1, whole genome shotgun sequence genome:
- the LOC121574864 gene encoding retinoid-binding protein 7-like, whose amino-acid sequence MPTDYSGTWDMTSNENFEGYMVALGIDFATRKIANMLKPQKVIEQDGDSFTIKTFTTFKNYTVSFKIGEEFEEVTKAMDNRKVQTVVNWDNDKLVCVQKGEKKNRGWKHWIEGDELHLEITCGDKVCKQIYKKSA is encoded by the exons ATGCCTACCGACTACAGTGGCACATGGGACATGACTAGTAATGAAAACTTTGAAGGTTACATGGTTGCTCTTG GCATTGATTTTGCAACACGCAAGATTGCAAACATGTTGAAACCTCAGAAAGTGATTGAGCAAGACGGGGATTCTTTCACCATCAAAACATTCACTACCTTCAAAAACTACACAGTCTCATTCAAGATTGGGGAAGAGTTTGAGGAGGTGACCAAAGCCATGGATAACAGAAAAGTCCAG ACAGTGGTCAACTGGGACAATGATAAACTGGTGTGTGTTcagaagggagagaagaagaacagAGGGTGGAAACACTGGATAGAAGGAGATGAGCTCCATCTG GAAATCACCTGTGGGGATAAAGTCTGCAAGCAGATTTATAAAAAGAGTGCTTGA